A single genomic interval of Lentimicrobium saccharophilum harbors:
- a CDS encoding V-type ATP synthase subunit I produces the protein MKKYSFLVFHREYEEFLLKLRDMGMVHIIEKEGTLPDEIREQLQQAEQLDKLIRSLENRGVIAGPATAVEDVTVLHDEINGILNKQSALVQRQAQLRKEMAETEPWGDFSTDIIHKLGAKSIRVRLFIAPIRSWDPELTDDADIFEISRSAGMIYFAWVDTGLPFPAIDADEVRLPAHSLTELHKLKQEIVEEEAGLNARLDEIATGNLDALKAYRQQLMQDAELEKAFSTTTSEAGDKLRILEGWIPAETADVLNRFLDQEGVFYLSESPVPGDSVPILLKNKGFASKFEMLGELYALPGYKEIDLTPFFAPFYTIFFGFCLGDAGYGVLITIAALIARARVGKQLKPIASLVSYLGISTIVFGLISGTAFGINLYETSLPGYRQLQHLFTEKGTDINSLLFTLSLILGGIQIVFGMGLKAANETVQFGFRYALGTIGWIILLVGLAAVFGLSKYAGIPMETLKPAMYAVLAAGGILVLFMNTPGKNLLMNFGIGLWNSYNMVTGVLGDLLSYIRLFALGISSAILGFVFNSLALSVGTSIIGIIFMVIILVIGHSINIFMAGLGSFVHPMRLTFVEFYKNAGFSGGGRKYQPFRKLT, from the coding sequence ATGAAAAAATATTCCTTCCTGGTGTTTCACCGGGAGTATGAGGAGTTTCTGCTTAAACTCCGCGATATGGGGATGGTGCACATCATTGAGAAAGAGGGCACGCTGCCAGATGAAATCAGGGAGCAGTTACAACAGGCGGAGCAACTCGACAAGCTGATCAGATCGCTCGAAAACCGTGGGGTAATAGCCGGGCCAGCAACTGCTGTAGAAGATGTTACGGTTTTACATGATGAGATCAACGGCATACTGAATAAGCAGTCCGCTTTGGTACAGCGTCAGGCCCAATTGAGAAAGGAGATGGCCGAAACGGAACCCTGGGGTGATTTTTCCACTGATATCATCCATAAGCTGGGAGCTAAATCCATCAGGGTCAGGTTGTTCATTGCTCCCATCAGATCATGGGATCCGGAACTGACCGATGATGCAGATATATTTGAAATCAGCCGCTCGGCAGGCATGATCTATTTTGCCTGGGTGGATACCGGTCTGCCTTTTCCTGCCATTGATGCAGATGAGGTGAGGCTGCCGGCGCATTCGTTAACGGAGCTTCATAAGCTGAAACAGGAGATTGTTGAGGAAGAGGCCGGGCTGAACGCCCGCCTGGATGAAATTGCAACCGGCAATCTTGACGCGCTGAAAGCCTACAGGCAACAGTTGATGCAGGATGCGGAGCTGGAAAAAGCTTTCTCAACCACTACTTCGGAGGCAGGCGATAAGCTCCGGATTCTTGAAGGCTGGATCCCCGCTGAAACCGCTGATGTACTCAACCGCTTCCTTGATCAGGAAGGCGTTTTCTACCTGAGTGAATCGCCGGTGCCCGGAGACTCAGTTCCTATCCTGCTGAAAAACAAAGGCTTTGCCAGCAAATTTGAGATGTTGGGTGAGCTTTATGCACTACCGGGTTACAAAGAGATTGACCTTACCCCGTTTTTTGCACCTTTTTATACCATTTTCTTCGGATTCTGCCTGGGCGATGCCGGTTACGGTGTGCTGATTACCATTGCCGCCCTGATTGCCAGGGCCAGGGTTGGTAAACAATTGAAACCTATAGCATCCCTGGTCTCATACCTTGGGATTTCGACCATTGTTTTCGGTCTGATCAGCGGAACGGCCTTCGGGATCAATCTTTACGAAACAAGTCTGCCGGGCTACCGGCAGTTGCAGCATCTTTTTACCGAAAAGGGAACGGATATCAACAGTCTGCTCTTTACCCTCTCACTGATTCTGGGCGGGATTCAGATTGTTTTCGGAATGGGGCTGAAGGCTGCCAATGAAACAGTTCAGTTTGGATTCAGGTATGCCCTGGGCACCATCGGCTGGATCATTCTCCTGGTGGGCCTGGCTGCCGTTTTCGGTCTCAGTAAATATGCCGGTATTCCTATGGAGACCCTTAAACCGGCGATGTATGCGGTGCTTGCCGCCGGCGGAATTCTTGTATTGTTTATGAATACGCCCGGAAAGAACCTGTTGATGAATTTCGGAATCGGTTTGTGGAACAGCTACAATATGGTAACCGGCGTGCTGGGAGACCTGCTGTCATATATCCGCTTGTTCGCTCTGGGTATTTCAAGTGCCATCCTGGGCTTTGTGTTCAACAGTCTGGCATTGTCCGTAGGGACCAGCATTATCGGAATAATTTTTATGGTCATCATCCTGGTGATTGGTCACAGCATCAACATTTTTATGGCCGGGCTTGGTTCCTTTGTGCATCCCATGCGTCTGACCTTTGTGGAGTTTTACAAGAACGCGGGATTCTCGGGTGGCGGCCGTAAATATCAACCTTTCAGAAAATTAACCTAA
- a CDS encoding V-type ATP synthase subunit D produces MAIKFQYNKTSLQELNKQLKVRVRALPTIKNKESALRMEVKKAKDKAQALSQKLDEAVEGYRSMVRLWGEFDVSLIKVDDVELSIRKIAGVRIPVLDSVKFSLGEYSMFNSPSWTADGIAIVKQLASIGIESEFFNRKMALLDHARRKTTQKVNLYEKVQIPGYEDAILKIKRFMEDEENLSKSAQKIVKDRQQKMEEAV; encoded by the coding sequence ATGGCGATAAAATTTCAATATAATAAAACTTCACTGCAGGAGCTTAACAAGCAGCTGAAGGTGCGCGTGCGGGCTTTGCCGACCATCAAGAACAAGGAATCAGCCTTGCGGATGGAAGTGAAAAAAGCCAAAGACAAAGCGCAGGCGCTTAGTCAGAAACTGGATGAAGCGGTGGAAGGCTACCGGAGTATGGTAAGGCTTTGGGGAGAATTTGATGTAAGTCTTATAAAGGTGGACGATGTGGAACTCAGCATCCGGAAAATTGCCGGAGTGCGCATTCCGGTGCTTGATTCGGTTAAGTTCAGCCTGGGTGAATACAGCATGTTCAACAGCCCGTCGTGGACTGCCGATGGCATTGCCATCGTAAAGCAGCTGGCTTCCATTGGCATTGAAAGTGAGTTCTTTAACCGCAAAATGGCCTTGCTTGATCATGCCCGGCGAAAAACGACACAGAAGGTGAATCTTTACGAAAAGGTACAGATCCCGGGATATGAAGACGCGATATTGAAGATAAAGCGGTTTATGGAAGATGAGGAGAACCTTTCCAAGTCGGCCCAGAAGATTGTGAAAGACCGTCAGCAAAAGATGGAGGAGGCAGTATGA
- a CDS encoding V-type ATP synthase subunit B → METKAFQKIYTKITQITKATCSLQATGIGYEEMATVNGRLAQVVKLNGDNVTLQVFSGTEGIPTDAEVVFLGRPPVLKVGDELAGRFFNAYGDPIDGGPAVEGEEREIGGPSVNPVRRKQPSELIATGIAGIDLNNTLVTGQKIPFFADPDQPYNQVMAQVALRAKADKIILGGMGLTNDDYLYYKNVFDNAGALDRIISFVNTTENPPVERLLVPDMALTAAEYFAFDKKETVLVLLTDMTLYADALSIVSNRMDQIPSKDSMPGSLYSDLAKIYEKAVQFPEGGSITIIAVTTLSSGDITHAIPDNTGYITEGQLFLRRDSDIGKVIVDPFRSLSRLKQLVIGKQTRKDHPQVMNAAVRLYADAANAKTKLENGFDLTDYDERTMRFAKEYSNELLAIDVNVDTTFMLDKAWELFGRHFTKAEVSIRQEFVDLYWPK, encoded by the coding sequence ATGGAAACAAAAGCATTTCAGAAGATATATACCAAAATTACGCAAATTACCAAAGCGACCTGCTCCCTGCAGGCTACCGGAATCGGTTATGAGGAAATGGCCACGGTAAACGGTCGGTTGGCCCAGGTGGTGAAACTCAACGGCGATAACGTCACCCTTCAGGTGTTTTCCGGTACCGAAGGCATTCCTACGGATGCTGAAGTGGTTTTTCTGGGCAGACCACCAGTCCTGAAAGTAGGTGATGAACTTGCCGGAAGGTTTTTTAATGCATACGGTGATCCTATTGACGGTGGACCTGCCGTGGAAGGTGAGGAGCGCGAAATCGGCGGTCCTTCGGTGAACCCGGTTCGCCGCAAGCAGCCTTCAGAACTGATTGCTACCGGTATTGCCGGTATTGACCTGAACAATACCCTGGTTACCGGACAGAAGATTCCTTTCTTCGCCGATCCCGACCAGCCTTACAATCAGGTAATGGCGCAGGTGGCCCTCAGGGCAAAAGCCGACAAGATTATTCTGGGGGGCATGGGACTGACCAACGACGATTATCTTTATTATAAAAACGTCTTCGACAATGCCGGTGCCCTCGACCGCATCATCAGCTTTGTGAACACCACCGAGAATCCGCCGGTTGAGCGGCTGTTGGTTCCCGATATGGCGCTCACCGCGGCTGAGTATTTTGCTTTCGATAAAAAGGAAACCGTGCTGGTGCTGCTCACCGATATGACCCTATATGCCGATGCGCTGAGCATTGTGTCGAACCGTATGGATCAGATCCCTTCTAAGGACAGTATGCCCGGTTCGCTATACAGCGATCTTGCTAAAATTTATGAAAAGGCTGTTCAGTTTCCTGAAGGCGGTTCCATTACCATCATTGCGGTAACTACACTTTCGAGTGGTGATATTACCCACGCGATTCCCGATAATACCGGTTACATTACCGAAGGACAGCTCTTCCTGCGTCGCGATTCGGATATCGGTAAAGTGATCGTGGATCCATTCCGTTCGCTTTCGAGGCTGAAGCAGCTGGTAATCGGCAAGCAAACCCGCAAGGATCATCCTCAGGTGATGAATGCCGCGGTGCGCCTGTATGCCGATGCCGCCAACGCAAAGACCAAGCTTGAAAACGGTTTCGATCTTACCGACTACGATGAGCGTACCATGCGCTTTGCCAAAGAGTATTCCAACGAACTACTTGCTATAGATGTGAACGTTGATACCACTTTTATGCTTGATAAAGCGTGGGAGTTGTTTGGCAGGCATTTCACCAAAGCAGAGGTGAGCATCAGACAGGAATTTGTAGATCTCTACTGGCCAAAATAG
- a CDS encoding V-type ATP synthase subunit A: MEENKKTTGIVSGIIANLVIVEISGPVSQNEICYINLRGTRLMAEVIKVLGNKAYVQVFESTRGLKIGESVEFMGHMLEVTLGPGILSRNFDGLQNDLDKMEGTFLRRGEYTAPIDTDQAWDFIPLAKPGDTVVAGSWLGEVKENWIAHKIMVPFKFEGKYTVKQVQPAGTYKASSAIAVLTGPDDRDYEVSMVQKWPVKIPVKAYTDKPRPFRLMETGVRIIDTMNPIVEGGTGFIPGPFGSGKTVLQHALSKQAEADLIIVAACGERANEVVEIFTEFPELDDPRTGRKLMERTTIIANTSNMPVAAREASVYTAMTLGEYYRTMGLKVLLLADSTSRWAQALREMSNRMEELPGPDAFPMDLPAIISSFYARAGYVYLNNGSTGSITFIGTVSPAGGNLKEPVTESTKKAARCFFALSQQRADSKRYPAVDPIDSYSKYLEYPELQEYLAENISEDWLGNVLEAKNILLRGKEAYEQINILGDDGVPIDYHLRYWKSEVIDFVILQQDAFDKTDASTPIKRQKYMLGKVLGVCNTGFSFEGFEEVNPYFKRIINVFKQMNYSLFESEDFKKYEAELEEIINERKAA, translated from the coding sequence ATGGAAGAAAATAAAAAGACAACCGGAATCGTATCCGGTATTATTGCCAACCTGGTAATTGTGGAAATCAGCGGGCCGGTTTCCCAGAACGAGATCTGTTATATCAATCTGCGCGGAACCCGTCTGATGGCCGAGGTGATCAAGGTGCTGGGAAATAAAGCTTACGTTCAGGTGTTCGAAAGCACGCGTGGTCTGAAGATTGGCGAAAGCGTGGAATTTATGGGGCATATGCTTGAAGTAACCCTTGGCCCCGGTATTTTGTCGCGCAATTTTGACGGCCTGCAGAATGATCTTGATAAAATGGAAGGTACTTTCCTTCGCCGGGGCGAATACACAGCTCCCATCGACACGGATCAGGCCTGGGACTTTATTCCGCTGGCAAAGCCTGGTGATACCGTTGTTGCCGGAAGCTGGCTGGGCGAAGTAAAGGAGAACTGGATTGCCCATAAAATCATGGTACCCTTTAAGTTTGAAGGCAAGTACACCGTAAAGCAGGTGCAGCCAGCGGGTACTTATAAGGCTTCATCTGCCATTGCCGTGCTTACCGGTCCTGATGACCGCGATTACGAGGTAAGCATGGTACAGAAATGGCCTGTAAAAATTCCGGTCAAAGCTTACACGGATAAGCCCAGGCCTTTCAGGCTGATGGAAACCGGCGTCCGCATCATCGATACCATGAATCCGATTGTGGAAGGGGGAACAGGATTTATCCCCGGGCCTTTCGGATCAGGGAAGACCGTGTTGCAGCATGCCCTTTCAAAACAGGCAGAAGCCGACCTTATCATTGTGGCCGCCTGTGGTGAGCGCGCCAATGAGGTAGTTGAGATTTTTACGGAATTTCCTGAACTTGACGACCCCCGTACCGGCCGCAAGCTGATGGAAAGGACCACCATCATTGCCAACACTTCCAACATGCCGGTAGCCGCACGCGAGGCTTCGGTCTACACCGCCATGACCCTGGGCGAATATTACCGTACCATGGGGCTGAAAGTGCTGCTGCTTGCCGATTCTACTTCACGATGGGCGCAGGCGTTGCGCGAAATGTCGAACCGAATGGAAGAACTCCCCGGCCCCGACGCATTCCCTATGGACCTCCCGGCGATTATTTCAAGTTTTTATGCCCGTGCAGGTTATGTTTACCTGAACAATGGAAGTACAGGTTCCATCACCTTTATCGGAACCGTGTCCCCTGCAGGAGGTAACCTCAAAGAGCCGGTTACCGAATCTACCAAAAAGGCTGCACGCTGTTTCTTTGCGCTTTCGCAGCAGCGTGCCGACAGCAAACGCTACCCGGCAGTGGATCCCATCGACAGTTACTCAAAATACCTTGAATATCCCGAACTCCAGGAATACCTCGCGGAGAATATCTCTGAAGACTGGCTCGGCAATGTGCTGGAGGCTAAAAATATCCTGCTGAGGGGCAAGGAAGCCTACGAGCAGATCAACATCCTGGGTGACGACGGGGTACCCATCGATTACCACCTTCGCTACTGGAAATCAGAAGTTATTGACTTTGTGATTCTTCAGCAGGATGCCTTTGACAAAACCGATGCTTCAACTCCTATTAAACGACAGAAATACATGCTTGGCAAGGTGCTCGGAGTTTGTAACACTGGCTTCAGTTTCGAAGGCTTTGAAGAGGTCAATCCTTACTTCAAACGCATCATCAATGTGTTCAAACAGATGAACTATTCACTTTTCGAGAGTGAAGACTTTAAAAAATACGAAGCAGAGCTGGAAGAAATTATTAATGAAAGGAAAGCTGCCTGA
- a CDS encoding DUF2764 family protein — translation MIRNNYYYLVAGLPEIALEQGKLQFGTEQLREELMHGLSPADFRLFEMLFLSEDNSNLLSLLLKEDRPLSAKGIYQPEMLAAEIREPKALMNYMQLFIGSFTAENRLYPNLSLQNELTLLYYKEMLEVKNDFMRSWFGFELNLRNVLLVLSAKKNGLPYENQVIAANVLAESIRRSSARDLGLTSEWPWIDRVLQIVDIQDLLAREKAIDQLRWTFLDEMNTFNYFTVEVLVAFYIKLGIIERWLQLDPATGEELFRNLLGSLQNSYEFPNEFNIKDGRK, via the coding sequence ATGATCAGGAATAATTATTACTACCTGGTTGCCGGACTGCCCGAAATCGCGCTGGAGCAGGGAAAGCTGCAGTTCGGTACGGAGCAGTTGCGCGAAGAATTGATGCATGGCCTCAGCCCCGCGGATTTTCGCCTGTTTGAAATGCTGTTTCTTTCAGAAGATAATTCCAACCTGCTCAGCCTGCTGCTGAAAGAAGACCGGCCGCTCTCCGCGAAGGGTATTTACCAGCCTGAAATGCTCGCTGCAGAAATCAGGGAGCCCAAAGCGCTGATGAATTACATGCAGTTGTTTATCGGGAGTTTCACTGCCGAGAACCGGTTGTATCCCAACCTCTCACTACAGAATGAACTGACACTTCTGTATTACAAAGAAATGCTGGAAGTGAAGAACGACTTTATGCGGTCGTGGTTCGGATTTGAGCTGAACCTGCGGAATGTATTGCTGGTGCTTTCAGCCAAAAAAAACGGTCTGCCGTATGAAAACCAGGTGATCGCTGCCAATGTGTTAGCTGAATCCATACGCCGGAGCAGCGCCCGCGATCTGGGGCTGACCTCGGAATGGCCATGGATCGACAGGGTGTTGCAGATTGTGGATATCCAGGATCTGCTGGCGCGCGAAAAAGCCATAGATCAACTGCGGTGGACCTTCCTTGATGAGATGAATACATTTAACTACTTCACGGTTGAAGTGCTGGTAGCATTCTACATCAAACTGGGCATCATTGAAAGGTGGCTTCAGCTTGATCCGGCTACCGGCGAAGAGTTATTCAGAAATCTGCTCGGGTCACTTCAAAACAGTTACGAATTTCCAAATGAGTTTAATATAAAAGATGGAAGAAAATAA
- a CDS encoding metal ABC transporter solute-binding protein, Zn/Mn family: MKRYFTAAILFAALISGSCRNQSITSEGEKIITVSTLPQKTIITKISGDKFSVNVLIPEEGNHETYEPTSRQMAETGKSMAYFKLGHLDFEINWLGKLAQNYPGMKIYDTSKDLDLIRGAEVQHGDHVHPGGVDPHIWLSVSAVKIQAGNMLKGLIELDPGNAAYFTANYNRFMVELDSLDAQIRQTIQASGVREFMIYHPSLGYFARDYNLEQIAIEQEGKEPSPRYMSKLITIAREKQIRAIFVSSQFSKQSALSLASQLNARVEEFNPVDADWMENMLDIAGKIAASNRQMP; this comes from the coding sequence ATGAAACGTTATTTTACCGCCGCTATTCTCTTTGCTGCCTTGATTTCAGGCTCATGCCGGAATCAATCAATAACATCCGAAGGTGAGAAAATCATCACTGTAAGTACATTACCACAAAAAACCATTATTACGAAAATTTCAGGGGATAAGTTTTCCGTTAATGTGCTGATACCTGAGGAAGGCAATCATGAGACTTATGAGCCCACCTCCAGACAGATGGCAGAGACAGGTAAATCAATGGCATATTTCAAACTTGGCCACCTGGATTTTGAAATCAACTGGCTGGGTAAGTTAGCACAGAATTACCCCGGAATGAAGATATATGATACTTCCAAAGATCTTGATCTGATCAGGGGCGCAGAAGTGCAACATGGCGACCATGTGCATCCCGGCGGCGTGGACCCGCATATCTGGCTTTCGGTTTCGGCCGTAAAAATCCAGGCTGGAAACATGCTGAAAGGACTTATTGAACTGGATCCCGGGAACGCAGCATACTTTACTGCCAATTACAACCGCTTTATGGTGGAGCTTGATTCCCTTGACGCGCAGATCAGGCAGACAATCCAGGCCTCCGGGGTCAGAGAATTCATGATTTATCATCCGTCACTGGGCTATTTTGCCCGGGATTACAACCTTGAGCAGATCGCCATTGAGCAGGAAGGCAAGGAGCCAAGCCCGCGATATATGAGTAAACTTATCACGATCGCCCGCGAAAAGCAGATCAGGGCAATATTTGTATCCAGCCAGTTCAGCAAGCAAAGCGCCCTTTCTCTGGCTTCTCAGTTGAATGCAAGGGTTGAAGAGTTCAACCCTGTTGACGCCGACTGGATGGAAAACATGCTGGATATTGCCGGCAAAATAGCAGCTTCGAACCGCCAGATGCCCTAA
- a CDS encoding metal ABC transporter ATP-binding protein, with protein MQEIVEIRNASAGYSNEVVLHNVSLSIQEKDYIGVIGPNGGGKTTLVKLILRLIPPMQGEVIYYGADQRNLIGYLPQVSKTDRSFPISVNEVVLSGLMSANSGLRRFTRSDKSRALEILEMMGIAHLRKKSIGELSGGQMQRAFLGRAIISEPRLLILDEPNTFVDNKFEHDLYELLSHLNERMAIMMVSHDVGTITTYVKTIACVNRNLHYHRSNIITQSQLAAYNCPIQLITHGEVPHTVLGKHHHNHD; from the coding sequence ATGCAGGAAATCGTTGAGATACGCAATGCAAGTGCAGGTTACAGCAATGAAGTGGTACTGCACAATGTCAGTCTGAGCATTCAGGAGAAAGATTATATCGGGGTGATCGGCCCCAACGGAGGTGGCAAAACCACCCTGGTGAAACTGATTCTCAGGCTGATTCCACCCATGCAGGGAGAAGTGATCTATTACGGTGCAGATCAGCGTAACCTGATCGGATACCTTCCTCAGGTCAGTAAGACCGACCGGAGTTTCCCGATTTCGGTAAATGAGGTTGTACTCTCCGGACTGATGTCGGCAAATTCGGGGCTGAGGCGGTTTACCCGCAGCGATAAATCCCGGGCACTGGAAATACTTGAGATGATGGGTATCGCGCACCTCCGGAAGAAAAGCATCGGAGAACTCTCCGGCGGACAGATGCAACGCGCTTTTCTGGGACGTGCCATCATTTCGGAACCCCGCCTGCTGATTCTTGATGAGCCTAACACCTTTGTGGACAATAAGTTTGAGCATGATCTCTATGAACTGCTGAGCCATCTGAATGAAAGAATGGCCATTATGATGGTGTCGCACGACGTGGGCACCATTACAACCTATGTGAAAACCATCGCCTGTGTAAACCGTAACCTTCATTACCACCGCTCAAACATCATCACCCAGAGTCAGCTTGCGGCCTACAACTGCCCGATACAACTGATCACTCACGGCGAGGTGCCCCACACCGTGCTTGGCAAACATCACCATAACCATGACTGA
- a CDS encoding metal ABC transporter permease yields the protein MHLFEYEFFRNAVWAALLASVTCGIVGSYIVARRMVFISGGITHASFGGIGIAYYLGLNPVTGAAVFSVLSALGIEYVSGKTNVREDSAIGILWSLGMALGIIFVFMTPGYAPNLMSYLFGSILTVGKTDLRLMLGLSAIIALFFIRFYHIILFIAFDEEYARAHRVSVSLFKYILISLVALTIVMNIRIVGIILVISFLTIPQSTANLFTKNLRLMMIYSVIIGIIGSLSGIYTSYYLDIPSGATIIFAFIIIFGIAKAIQAARTSAGIRRQIG from the coding sequence TTGCATCTCTTCGAATACGAGTTCTTCCGGAATGCAGTCTGGGCAGCATTGTTGGCCAGCGTAACCTGCGGAATTGTAGGCAGTTACATCGTTGCCCGGCGTATGGTTTTTATCAGCGGAGGCATCACCCATGCTTCATTCGGCGGCATCGGCATTGCTTATTATCTGGGATTAAATCCCGTAACCGGAGCAGCGGTTTTCAGTGTTCTCTCCGCTTTGGGTATTGAATATGTTTCGGGTAAAACCAACGTGCGTGAGGATTCTGCCATCGGGATTCTATGGTCGCTGGGAATGGCGCTGGGGATTATATTTGTGTTTATGACCCCGGGATATGCGCCCAACCTGATGTCGTACCTTTTCGGAAGCATCCTGACAGTCGGAAAAACCGACCTCAGGCTGATGCTTGGGCTGAGCGCGATCATCGCACTCTTTTTTATCCGGTTTTATCACATCATCCTTTTTATTGCTTTCGATGAGGAATATGCCCGTGCCCACCGGGTATCCGTCAGCCTTTTCAAATATATCCTGATCAGCCTGGTAGCGCTGACCATCGTGATGAATATCCGGATTGTCGGGATTATCCTGGTTATTTCATTCCTGACCATTCCCCAGTCGACTGCAAACCTGTTTACCAAAAACCTCAGACTAATGATGATCTACTCAGTAATAATAGGGATTATTGGTTCATTGTCAGGCATTTATACATCTTATTACCTGGATATTCCGTCAGGAGCTACCATTATTTTCGCTTTCATAATCATATTTGGGATAGCAAAAGCCATTCAGGCTGCAAGAACCAGTGCCGGTATCAGGCGGCAGATCGGTTAA